A single genomic interval of Oleidesulfovibrio alaskensis DSM 16109 harbors:
- a CDS encoding CgeB family protein: MNSSLCDDAASRGEKARVLVVLPMYGGSLPVGRYCVDALRNLGHTVEVFEAPDFHSAFSALKGLRVTTDRLEYLENSFLQVVSQAVLAKVETFEPDLVLALAQAPLSRQALKRLRRDGVATAMWFVEDHRLFTYWRAFAPYYDFFAVIQKDDFLDKLEELGVEGALYLPLAALASFHKPVDLSPVEKRRFGADVSFMGAGYPNRRLAFRQFTGYDFKIWGTEWEGEPLLQRHVQLGGARVSPEDAVRIYNATRINLNLHSSVHASELVGRGDFVNPRTFELAACGAFQLVDQRSLLPELFACDELVTFSSVEEMHGLIRDYLEDEEARQAYALRARERVLREHTYEHRMQALLDFVRAKRPSWPAVRRTLESALHGAQLPSELTAELGQLLERLGLPADASFDDLCWAVRQRKGTLTELETALLFLQEWKKQYA, encoded by the coding sequence ATGAACAGTTCCCTTTGTGATGATGCTGCGTCGCGCGGTGAAAAGGCGCGGGTGCTGGTGGTGCTTCCCATGTATGGCGGATCGTTGCCCGTGGGACGGTACTGCGTTGATGCGTTACGTAATCTGGGGCATACCGTCGAGGTTTTCGAGGCTCCGGATTTTCATTCGGCCTTTTCGGCGTTGAAGGGGTTGCGTGTCACCACCGATCGTCTGGAGTATCTGGAAAACAGTTTTCTGCAGGTGGTCTCGCAGGCGGTGCTGGCCAAGGTGGAGACCTTTGAGCCTGATCTGGTGCTGGCGCTTGCTCAGGCCCCTCTGAGCAGACAGGCGCTCAAAAGGCTGCGCAGAGACGGGGTGGCAACGGCCATGTGGTTTGTGGAAGACCATCGGCTGTTCACATACTGGCGTGCTTTTGCACCGTACTATGACTTTTTTGCAGTTATCCAGAAGGATGATTTTCTGGACAAGCTGGAAGAACTGGGTGTGGAAGGCGCTCTGTATCTGCCTCTGGCGGCTCTTGCCTCGTTCCATAAGCCTGTGGACCTCAGCCCCGTGGAAAAGCGCCGGTTTGGTGCCGATGTCTCGTTTATGGGGGCCGGTTATCCCAACAGACGGTTGGCGTTCAGGCAGTTTACCGGATATGATTTTAAAATATGGGGTACGGAGTGGGAAGGCGAGCCTTTGCTTCAGCGCCATGTACAGCTTGGCGGGGCGCGCGTTTCACCCGAAGATGCGGTTAGAATTTATAATGCCACCCGTATCAACCTTAACCTGCATTCAAGTGTGCACGCCAGTGAACTGGTCGGCCGCGGAGATTTTGTTAATCCCCGGACATTTGAACTGGCGGCGTGCGGCGCGTTTCAGCTTGTGGACCAACGGTCGTTGCTGCCCGAACTTTTTGCCTGTGATGAACTTGTCACCTTCAGCTCTGTGGAGGAGATGCACGGGTTGATCCGGGACTATCTGGAGGATGAAGAGGCGCGGCAGGCGTATGCTCTTCGTGCCAGAGAAAGGGTGCTGCGTGAGCATACTTATGAGCACCGGATGCAGGCCTTGCTTGATTTTGTGCGTGCAAAGCGTCCCTCATGGCCGGCAGTGCGCCGTACGCTGGAAAGTGCCCTGCACGGCGCGCAACTGCCATCGGAGCTCACAGCGGAGCTCGGGCAGTTGCTCGAACGCCTGGGCCTGCCGGCAGATGCGTCATTTGATGATCTGTGCTGGGCGGTGCGGCAGCGTAAAGGCACTCTGACGGAGCTGGAAACAGCACTGCTTTTTTTGCAGGAGTGGAAAAAACAGTATGCCTGA
- a CDS encoding glycosyltransferase family 9 protein, whose translation MKKALVIQLARFGDIIQTKRLILTLLGRYDEVHLAVDSSLVPLARLVYPQLCVHGLAAHRGAGSPAEVFAASRMLFGRLASERFDAVYNLNFSRLNFSLSALFDADSVRGYAMRSGQPEVPLWARLAFRWTRKRRIAPLNLVDFWAYFARNPVCAGEVNPVAARGGGGIGVVLAGRDSRRSLPPAVLAACVQAVFEGTGGPAITLLGTAAEKTLARQLMRHFSGPMVERTVTLAGKTGYTDLAEVVGTLDTLITPDTGTMHLAAHLGTPVQAFFLSSAWCFETGPYGMGHRVWQGLVQCSPCEENRPCPVSVACLAPFADKRFLQVLAGKAAEAYPEHLSGLVSMFDAVGVTYLPVFGEDMAAPERRELRRLVAEHVCPETANAGAGLIGLSAMQDMALQDSLGRFLFSESDWMLDAAGRDFPDVADVPGFC comes from the coding sequence ATGAAAAAAGCACTGGTGATTCAGCTTGCCCGATTCGGGGACATTATACAGACCAAGCGGCTCATTCTGACGCTGCTCGGCCGCTATGACGAGGTGCATCTGGCTGTGGACAGTTCGCTGGTTCCGCTTGCCCGTCTGGTATATCCTCAGCTCTGCGTGCACGGCCTTGCGGCACACAGAGGAGCGGGTTCTCCGGCGGAAGTGTTTGCCGCAAGCAGAATGCTGTTCGGCAGGCTGGCTTCAGAGCGTTTTGACGCTGTATATAATCTTAATTTTTCGCGTCTTAATTTTTCGCTGTCCGCTTTGTTTGATGCTGACAGTGTGCGCGGTTATGCCATGCGCAGCGGGCAGCCTGAGGTGCCGCTGTGGGCAAGACTGGCCTTTCGCTGGACAAGAAAACGCCGCATAGCACCGCTCAATCTTGTTGACTTCTGGGCATATTTTGCGCGCAACCCTGTGTGTGCAGGAGAAGTTAATCCCGTGGCGGCACGCGGGGGAGGCGGTATAGGCGTGGTGTTGGCCGGACGTGATTCACGCCGCTCGTTGCCGCCTGCAGTGCTTGCCGCCTGTGTGCAGGCGGTTTTTGAGGGAACCGGAGGTCCGGCAATAACACTGCTGGGCACCGCTGCGGAAAAAACGCTGGCCAGACAGCTGATGCGCCACTTTTCCGGCCCCATGGTGGAGCGTACCGTAACGCTGGCGGGCAAAACAGGGTACACGGACCTTGCCGAAGTTGTGGGTACGCTGGATACGCTGATAACTCCCGATACCGGCACCATGCATCTTGCTGCTCATCTGGGTACGCCCGTGCAGGCTTTTTTTCTTTCTTCCGCCTGGTGCTTCGAGACGGGCCCTTACGGTATGGGGCACAGAGTCTGGCAAGGACTGGTTCAGTGCTCCCCGTGCGAGGAAAACCGGCCGTGTCCTGTGTCCGTGGCCTGCCTCGCTCCCTTTGCCGACAAACGGTTTCTTCAGGTGCTGGCCGGTAAGGCCGCAGAAGCGTATCCGGAGCATCTGTCCGGTCTTGTCAGCATGTTTGATGCCGTGGGTGTGACGTATCTGCCCGTGTTCGGAGAGGATATGGCCGCGCCGGAGCGGCGGGAGCTGAGGCGGCTGGTTGCGGAGCATGTGTGCCCGGAAACGGCCAATGCAGGGGCCGGGCTCATAGGCCTGAGCGCCATGCAGGATATGGCACTGCAGGACAGTCTGGGCCGTTTTCTTTTCAGCGAGAGCGACTGGATGCTGGACGCGGCGGGGCGGGACTTTCCGGATGTCGCGGACGTGCCGGGTTTCTGCTGA
- a CDS encoding precorrin-2 dehydrogenase/sirohydrochlorin ferrochelatase family protein has protein sequence MLLNLQGAACLIVGGGEVGRRKLQALLPCEPASVIVVDPRTASSDWQDLLSGGTVVYECRPFDENDVTGKAVVFAATGNAAVNAAVARACRHNGIPCNVADAPQSGSFIVPAHFTSGDILVALSTGGHSPALARRIRSDLQEWFGDRYTALAAFMGRVRPLILDIGLETHRNTEIFRNLVNSDLAEMLRHNRNTEAEALLRNLLPEQLHNRIGELLNELA, from the coding sequence ATGTTGCTCAATCTTCAGGGAGCCGCCTGCCTCATCGTCGGCGGCGGGGAAGTAGGCAGGCGCAAGCTGCAGGCACTGCTGCCCTGCGAGCCCGCCTCCGTTATTGTGGTCGACCCGCGCACCGCCTCTTCGGACTGGCAGGACTTGCTATCCGGCGGTACGGTAGTGTACGAATGTCGTCCATTTGATGAAAATGATGTGACCGGTAAGGCGGTTGTATTTGCCGCTACGGGCAACGCCGCAGTAAACGCCGCAGTCGCCCGCGCCTGCAGGCACAACGGCATCCCCTGCAACGTGGCCGATGCCCCGCAGTCCGGCAGCTTCATTGTTCCCGCGCACTTCACCAGCGGAGACATTCTGGTCGCCCTTTCCACGGGGGGGCACAGTCCCGCTCTGGCACGGCGCATAAGGTCCGATCTTCAGGAATGGTTCGGAGACAGATATACCGCTCTGGCTGCCTTTATGGGCAGGGTGCGGCCTCTCATTCTGGATATCGGGCTTGAAACACACCGTAACACGGAAATTTTCAGAAATCTGGTCAATTCAGACCTCGCAGAAATGCTCCGGCATAACCGCAACACAGAAGCAGAAGCTCTTTTACGGAATCTGCTTCCCGAACAATTGCACAACAGAATCGGAGAGTTGCTGAATGAGCTTGCTTAA
- a CDS encoding cytochrome C assembly family protein: MSLLKLLTLTIIVLYFLGTCVELFGLVTRRQRVTKAASWLTVAGFGVHTLLLVFNILDSSWAEMTKGYYMQMLSWSMLLIYFIIWWRMRLAFLAITAAPLALLLFISSLRITVVQSAFPASMSGLFFSLHIGSLFLSLGLMTMAFGAGLIFLYLDKKIKNKDRLSGFAKDLPSLNAFDRVNHVAVMSGFPLYTLGMASGFIWGHIQWGRAITWDPKEMVSLVVWFLFALLFHHRLALGWRGRKAAVLAVWLFALTVFSLVGVNYFMPTHHSFQQ, translated from the coding sequence ATGAGCTTGCTTAAGCTGCTTACCCTGACCATTATCGTGCTCTACTTTCTGGGCACCTGTGTCGAGCTGTTCGGGCTGGTTACACGCCGCCAGCGAGTGACAAAGGCGGCATCGTGGCTTACCGTTGCCGGTTTCGGCGTGCATACCCTGCTGCTGGTCTTCAACATTCTCGACTCTTCATGGGCCGAAATGACCAAAGGGTATTACATGCAGATGCTCTCATGGAGCATGCTGCTCATCTATTTCATCATATGGTGGAGAATGCGTCTGGCCTTTCTGGCCATCACGGCCGCACCGCTGGCTCTGTTGCTGTTCATTTCCTCGTTGCGCATCACGGTGGTCCAGTCGGCTTTTCCGGCTTCCATGTCCGGCCTGTTTTTCAGTCTGCACATCGGGTCGCTTTTTCTCAGCCTCGGCTTGATGACCATGGCCTTCGGGGCGGGGCTCATATTCCTTTACCTTGACAAAAAAATTAAAAACAAGGACAGGTTAAGCGGTTTTGCAAAAGACCTTCCTTCGCTCAACGCCTTTGACAGAGTAAACCATGTAGCCGTCATGTCCGGCTTTCCGCTGTACACACTGGGCATGGCCAGCGGTTTCATTTGGGGGCACATCCAATGGGGACGTGCCATCACATGGGACCCCAAGGAAATGGTTTCTCTTGTGGTCTGGTTTCTGTTCGCCCTGCTTTTCCATCATCGGCTGGCACTGGGCTGGAGAGGCCGAAAGGCGGCAGTATTGGCCGTCTGGCTCTTTGCCCTAACCGTGTTTTCGCTTGTCGGCGTTAACTATTTCATGCCCACACACCACAGCTTTCAGCAGTAA
- the hemA gene encoding glutamyl-tRNA reductase, which translates to MDQEIFIIGLNHRTADVEVREKFALTGCTSLEPAVIPLGNGISEVIILSTCNRVEIMVAGRGDDVPDTVLSLWANARGQHPEELRPYVYIHRGLAAVEHLFTVASSLDSMVLGEPQILGQLKDAYRDAVARNTTRVILNRMMHKAFSVAKRVRTETAVASSAVSISYAAVELAKRIFGEMNEYKAMLIGAGEMAELAATHLLNCGVNKIYVANRTFERGLELAKQFDGEAILFEELFTRLPEVDIVISSTGAQQAVIRAKDIRDVLKRRKNRPMFFIDIAVPRDIDPDVNNLDNVYLYDIDDLKEVVEENLSHRREEAAKAKAIVRSETEVFGRWLRSLDLQPTIVDMYSRSTEIAQEELLKTLRRIGPVDESTQKALEAMLNAVVKKIHHEPICFLKRRYEEEDSGQRYIDFARRMFNLDNEPEQPEAHKNRKRPQPDLPAGCPGKTIL; encoded by the coding sequence ATGGATCAGGAAATATTCATCATCGGTTTGAACCACCGTACCGCCGACGTGGAAGTACGCGAAAAGTTTGCGCTTACAGGCTGTACTTCTCTGGAACCCGCGGTGATACCGCTGGGCAACGGCATAAGTGAAGTCATCATTCTTTCCACATGCAACCGTGTGGAAATAATGGTCGCCGGACGCGGCGATGACGTGCCGGACACTGTGCTTTCACTGTGGGCCAATGCCAGAGGCCAGCATCCGGAAGAACTGCGCCCCTACGTCTACATCCACAGGGGGCTTGCAGCCGTTGAGCACCTGTTCACCGTGGCTTCAAGCCTCGATTCCATGGTGCTCGGAGAACCGCAGATTCTGGGACAGCTGAAAGATGCCTACCGCGATGCCGTGGCACGCAACACCACACGCGTCATTCTGAACAGAATGATGCACAAGGCTTTTTCCGTAGCCAAACGTGTGCGCACAGAAACAGCCGTGGCTTCCAGCGCGGTTTCCATCAGCTATGCTGCCGTGGAACTGGCCAAACGCATATTCGGCGAAATGAACGAATACAAAGCCATGCTCATCGGTGCGGGCGAAATGGCGGAACTGGCCGCAACACACCTGCTGAACTGTGGTGTGAATAAAATCTATGTAGCCAACAGAACCTTTGAACGCGGGCTTGAGCTGGCAAAACAGTTCGACGGCGAAGCCATTCTTTTTGAAGAGCTGTTCACCCGTCTGCCCGAAGTTGACATTGTCATCAGTTCCACAGGAGCGCAGCAGGCCGTCATAAGGGCAAAAGACATCCGTGACGTACTCAAACGCCGTAAAAACAGGCCCATGTTCTTCATTGACATCGCCGTGCCCCGTGACATTGATCCGGATGTGAACAACCTCGATAACGTCTACCTGTACGACATCGACGACTTAAAAGAAGTTGTTGAAGAAAACCTGTCGCACCGGCGCGAAGAGGCCGCCAAGGCTAAAGCCATTGTCAGATCCGAAACAGAAGTCTTCGGCCGTTGGCTGCGCTCGCTGGATCTGCAGCCAACCATTGTGGACATGTATTCCCGGTCCACTGAAATCGCGCAGGAAGAACTGCTGAAGACACTGCGCCGCATAGGGCCTGTGGATGAAAGCACTCAGAAAGCCCTTGAGGCAATGCTCAACGCCGTTGTGAAAAAAATTCACCACGAACCCATCTGCTTTCTGAAAAGACGATACGAAGAAGAGGATTCCGGCCAGCGCTACATAGACTTTGCGCGGCGCATGTTTAATCTGGATAACGAGCCTGAACAGCCGGAAGCACATAAAAACCGCAAACGGCCGCAGCCCGACCTGCCTGCGGGCTGTCCGGGGAAAACCATTCTATGA
- the tilS gene encoding tRNA lysidine(34) synthetase TilS, with the protein MPYPPLPNQLPARLQDIPAPQARLCLDVGRFMTEQLARTGCISREQALSSAPLNGYTMLAACSGGADSTALLLILHYLAPRMGHTVVAVHLDHALRQESADDARFVGQLCSAAGIRLFSVRTDVADLAAAGRCGLEEAGRKARYAFYARTAALFSRPVICTGHHADDLKEDVLMRLIRGAGWPALGGMQAVIPERSLLRPLLVTEKNKLTTFLEACRCPWREDASNSDPSFTRNRIRNTIIPLLQQENPSFGTTITELWEAAAADRNYWADVLPELAPDKNGQIFIARSTLQGLHKAGRLRLYKKALEALGAGQPLHASIMALEHAWHRNQGGKCIQFPGGKTARIRHGGICFCLTA; encoded by the coding sequence ATGCCGTACCCGCCACTGCCTAACCAGCTTCCTGCAAGGCTGCAGGATATCCCCGCGCCGCAGGCACGTCTGTGTCTGGATGTCGGGCGTTTTATGACGGAACAGCTTGCCCGTACCGGCTGTATTTCCCGTGAGCAAGCCCTGAGCAGTGCCCCCCTGAACGGGTATACGATGCTGGCGGCTTGTTCCGGGGGCGCCGACTCCACAGCACTGCTGCTCATCCTGCATTATCTGGCTCCGCGCATGGGACATACCGTAGTTGCCGTTCACCTTGATCATGCGCTGCGACAGGAAAGCGCAGACGACGCGCGCTTTGTCGGTCAGCTCTGCTCCGCCGCCGGCATCAGGCTTTTTTCAGTCCGTACAGACGTTGCGGATTTGGCGGCCGCCGGACGCTGCGGTCTGGAGGAAGCAGGCCGCAAAGCACGTTATGCCTTTTACGCGAGAACAGCCGCCCTTTTTTCCCGCCCTGTCATATGTACCGGCCACCATGCGGATGATCTTAAGGAAGACGTGCTCATGCGCCTTATCCGCGGTGCAGGCTGGCCGGCACTCGGCGGAATGCAGGCCGTCATTCCCGAACGGAGCCTGCTGCGCCCCCTGCTTGTGACAGAAAAGAACAAGCTGACAACTTTTCTGGAAGCATGCCGGTGCCCATGGCGCGAAGATGCTTCAAATTCTGACCCGTCGTTCACCCGCAACCGCATCCGCAACACCATCATTCCCCTGTTGCAGCAAGAAAATCCTTCTTTCGGAACCACAATCACAGAACTATGGGAAGCCGCAGCCGCTGACAGAAACTACTGGGCAGACGTGCTGCCCGAACTGGCACCGGACAAAAACGGCCAGATTTTCATTGCCCGCAGCACACTGCAGGGTCTGCACAAAGCAGGCCGGCTGCGGCTGTACAAAAAAGCTCTGGAAGCTCTGGGCGCCGGACAGCCGCTGCATGCCTCCATCATGGCGCTGGAACATGCCTGGCACAGAAATCAGGGGGGCAAGTGCATTCAGTTCCCCGGCGGAAAAACAGCCAGGATACGCCATGGCGGCATATGCTTCTGCCTAACCGCCTGA
- a CDS encoding adenylate kinase translates to MNILIFGPNGSGKGTQGSLVKQKYNLAHIESGAIFREHIGGGTELGKKAKEYIDRGDLVPDEITIPMVLETLKSKGANGWLLDGFPRNMVQAEKLWDALQAENMKLDYVIEILLPREVAKNRIMGRRLCVNDNNHPNNIFIDAIKPEGDKCRVCGGALSSRADDQDEGAINKRHDIYYNTEDGTLAAAYFYKDLAAKGATKYIELNGEGDINSIKETLLAQLA, encoded by the coding sequence GTGAATATACTCATCTTCGGCCCCAACGGTAGCGGTAAGGGAACACAGGGTTCTCTGGTTAAGCAGAAATACAATCTGGCCCACATCGAATCCGGTGCCATCTTCCGCGAACACATCGGCGGTGGTACGGAGCTTGGTAAAAAAGCCAAGGAATACATCGATCGCGGCGATCTGGTCCCCGACGAAATCACCATTCCCATGGTTCTTGAAACGCTCAAGAGCAAGGGTGCCAACGGCTGGCTGCTGGACGGCTTTCCCCGTAACATGGTGCAGGCTGAAAAGCTGTGGGACGCGCTGCAGGCCGAAAACATGAAACTTGACTACGTCATCGAAATCCTGCTGCCCCGCGAAGTGGCCAAAAACCGCATCATGGGCCGCCGTCTGTGTGTCAACGACAACAACCACCCCAACAATATTTTCATCGACGCCATCAAGCCCGAAGGCGACAAGTGCCGCGTATGTGGCGGCGCGCTGAGCAGCCGTGCTGATGATCAGGACGAAGGTGCCATTAACAAGCGTCATGACATCTACTACAACACCGAAGACGGCACTCTGGCCGCTGCCTACTTCTACAAAGACCTCGCAGCCAAAGGCGCCACCAAATACATTGAACTGAACGGCGAAGGCGACATCAACTCCATCAAGGAAACCTTGCTGGCCCAGCTCGCCTAG
- a CDS encoding TrkH family potassium uptake protein: MRIGYTLYVIGALLCSVGLTMIFPLMFGVYYQDESILPLLYSMGITVIAGGCLIAVFRERTKTLLNHREGMAIVALGWIGAGIAGALPFWFGGMLGFTDALFESVSGFTTTGSTVLTDIEIVPRGLLMWRSLTHWLGGMGIIVLSLAILPFLGVGGMQLYKAEVPGPVPDKLKPRIKDTAMALWKVYLLFSVLQAVLLYFGGMDVFDSICHTFGTMATGGFSTKNASVGHYDSGYLQTVIIIFMFIAGVNFSLHFRLLLGEPGAFLKDAEFRFYTVVVLVSTAVVALAVYGTEYDSFLEALRHAAFQVVSICTTTGFATADYEQWAPVTMAVLLFLTFLGGCAGSTGGGIKCMRVLLLLKQAYHEIFRLIHPHSVSYVKLGNRIVRAEVLSGVLGFFVLYIGLFVLSSTLIAAMGVDVLTAFSATAACIGNIGPGLGSVGPAENFAHLPQAAKWVLTLCMLLGRLEIYTVFILFVPEFWRK; the protein is encoded by the coding sequence ATGCGTATCGGCTATACATTGTATGTCATCGGGGCGTTGCTTTGCTCCGTTGGACTTACCATGATTTTTCCGCTGATGTTCGGCGTATACTATCAGGATGAAAGTATATTGCCGCTTTTGTACTCCATGGGGATAACAGTGATTGCGGGCGGCTGCCTGATTGCCGTTTTCCGTGAGCGGACCAAAACCCTGCTGAACCACAGAGAAGGCATGGCTATTGTGGCTCTGGGGTGGATAGGGGCGGGTATTGCCGGAGCGCTTCCTTTCTGGTTCGGCGGCATGCTGGGATTTACCGACGCGCTTTTCGAATCCGTTTCTGGCTTTACCACCACCGGCTCCACGGTGCTGACTGATATCGAAATAGTCCCCCGCGGTCTGCTTATGTGGCGTAGCCTCACCCATTGGCTTGGGGGCATGGGTATTATTGTGCTTTCACTTGCCATTCTGCCTTTTCTCGGCGTGGGGGGCATGCAGCTGTACAAAGCCGAAGTGCCCGGCCCTGTGCCTGACAAGCTCAAGCCCCGCATCAAAGATACAGCCATGGCTCTGTGGAAGGTCTATCTGCTTTTTTCCGTGCTGCAGGCTGTGTTGCTGTATTTCGGGGGAATGGATGTGTTCGACTCCATCTGCCATACATTCGGCACCATGGCCACGGGCGGTTTTTCAACCAAGAATGCTTCTGTGGGGCACTACGACAGCGGATACCTGCAGACCGTCATCATTATATTCATGTTCATTGCGGGTGTTAATTTTTCTCTGCATTTCCGTCTGCTGCTGGGAGAGCCCGGGGCTTTTCTCAAGGATGCGGAATTTCGTTTTTATACGGTCGTGGTGCTTGTCAGTACGGCTGTGGTTGCACTGGCCGTATATGGCACAGAGTACGACAGTTTTCTTGAAGCATTGCGTCATGCGGCTTTTCAGGTTGTTTCCATCTGTACAACAACCGGGTTTGCCACGGCGGATTATGAACAGTGGGCGCCCGTAACCATGGCAGTATTGCTGTTTCTGACGTTTCTTGGCGGGTGTGCAGGGTCCACCGGCGGCGGCATTAAATGTATGAGAGTGCTGTTGTTGCTCAAGCAGGCATATCATGAAATTTTCAGACTGATCCATCCGCACTCGGTATCTTATGTCAAGCTGGGCAACCGCATTGTGCGGGCAGAGGTACTTTCCGGTGTGCTGGGATTTTTTGTTCTGTATATCGGGTTGTTTGTACTGTCATCCACGCTCATAGCAGCTATGGGGGTTGATGTGCTGACGGCCTTTTCCGCCACGGCGGCCTGCATAGGCAATATCGGCCCGGGACTGGGGTCCGTAGGTCCCGCCGAGAATTTTGCCCACCTGCCTCAGGCTGCCAAGTGGGTGCTGACACTGTGCATGCTGCTGGGCAGACTGGAAATCTATACTGTTTTCATCCTTTTTGTGCCTGAGTTCTGGCGCAAGTAA
- the trkA gene encoding Trk system potassium transporter TrkA, which translates to MRLFRKEPKAEQLKVIIIGAGEVGYHIAHRLTRENKQVVVVDQQPEALRRVAEALDVQTIRGSGSSPVVLHDAGAEDADIILAVTDSDEINIIACLFANIISPASTKLARIRNEEYTLYRDALAQDILNISMIINPEVEVVKNIDRLLSLPGAVDYSEFADGRIRMVGMRICSGPLVGVRLMNFRTVISDGDVIIAAIVRNDELIIPTGMDEIRADDVVYFVCTESSLESVRNVVAALEDPIRSALIVGGGNIGMRLATLFERKGYHTKLVDRDEERCAVLAEKLNSTIVLHGDGTDQDLLREENAGTMDAVVCLTSDEETNILCSLLAKNMGVRKTVARINKVAYQPLVRAIGIEHSVSPRLSAVNSILHYIRKGKVLSSVAIRGEEAEVMEALAEAQSDIVGRPIHKLSFPKGALVLALVRGTEVVIPSGDTVIEPQDRILILSTRQAVSDVEQALMVKLKAY; encoded by the coding sequence ATGCGTTTGTTTCGTAAAGAACCGAAAGCTGAACAGCTCAAGGTTATTATTATCGGCGCGGGTGAGGTGGGCTACCACATAGCCCACAGGCTGACCCGTGAGAATAAACAGGTTGTGGTGGTGGACCAGCAGCCCGAAGCCCTGCGCAGGGTGGCCGAGGCGCTTGATGTACAGACCATCAGGGGGTCGGGGTCCAGCCCCGTGGTGCTGCACGACGCCGGTGCAGAAGATGCCGATATTATTCTGGCGGTGACAGACAGTGACGAGATCAATATCATAGCATGTCTGTTCGCCAATATTATTTCGCCTGCTTCTACCAAGCTGGCCCGCATACGCAATGAAGAATATACGCTGTACCGCGATGCTCTGGCTCAGGATATTCTTAATATAAGCATGATCATCAATCCTGAAGTGGAAGTGGTAAAAAACATCGACCGGCTGCTTTCGTTGCCGGGAGCCGTTGATTACAGCGAGTTTGCCGACGGACGCATCCGCATGGTGGGCATGCGTATATGTTCCGGACCTCTTGTCGGTGTGCGGCTGATGAATTTCCGGACGGTGATTTCCGACGGCGATGTGATCATTGCGGCCATAGTGCGCAATGATGAGCTGATAATTCCTACCGGTATGGATGAAATCAGAGCAGACGACGTGGTCTACTTTGTCTGCACCGAATCCAGCCTGGAATCGGTCCGCAATGTGGTTGCCGCTCTGGAAGACCCTATCCGGAGTGCTCTTATTGTGGGTGGTGGAAACATAGGTATGCGTCTTGCCACGCTTTTCGAGCGTAAAGGTTATCATACCAAACTTGTCGACCGCGATGAGGAACGCTGTGCTGTGCTGGCAGAAAAGCTGAACTCGACCATTGTTCTGCACGGTGACGGCACCGATCAGGATCTGCTGCGTGAAGAAAACGCCGGAACCATGGATGCCGTTGTGTGTCTGACTTCTGATGAAGAGACCAATATTCTCTGCTCACTGCTGGCAAAGAATATGGGCGTGCGCAAAACCGTTGCGCGCATCAACAAGGTGGCTTACCAGCCGCTTGTCCGCGCCATCGGCATCGAGCATTCGGTCAGCCCGCGTCTGTCAGCCGTGAACAGCATTCTGCATTATATCCGCAAAGGAAAGGTGCTTTCTTCAGTAGCCATCCGCGGGGAAGAGGCTGAAGTGATGGAGGCGCTGGCGGAAGCGCAGTCAGATATTGTGGGCAGACCCATCCATAAGCTGAGCTTTCCCAAGGGAGCGCTGGTGCTGGCTCTGGTGCGCGGCACCGAGGTCGTCATCCCCAGCGGCGACACTGTTATCGAGCCGCAGGACCGCATCCTGATTCTTTCCACACGTCAGGCGGTTTCCGATGTTGAGCAGGCTCTTATGGTCAAGCTCAAGGCGTACTAG
- the rpsT gene encoding 30S ribosomal protein S20, translating into MANHKSAIKRHKQSVKRAARNRAVKTRIKNAIKAVRTAVTEKDKEQAQAKLTDAMSVLDKASSKGVIHWKNAARKISRLSKAVDGIE; encoded by the coding sequence TTGGCTAACCATAAGTCTGCCATTAAGCGGCATAAGCAGAGTGTCAAAAGAGCCGCACGTAACCGCGCTGTCAAAACCCGTATCAAGAACGCTATCAAAGCCGTTCGCACAGCTGTTACGGAAAAGGATAAAGAGCAGGCTCAGGCAAAACTGACCGACGCTATGTCCGTGCTGGATAAGGCTTCCAGCAAGGGCGTTATTCACTGGAAGAACGCCGCCCGTAAGATTTCCCGTCTCAGCAAGGCTGTGGACGGAATCGAGTAA